A genome region from Fusobacterium simiae includes the following:
- a CDS encoding type II toxin-antitoxin system RelE family toxin, with protein sequence MIYEVRYDEFALKQLKKMDRATRELIISYIEKNLVGTENPRLKGKPLLGNLAGLWRYRVENYRIIVEINDNEITIFILEVEHRSKIYKKN encoded by the coding sequence ATGATATATGAGGTAAGGTATGATGAATTTGCTTTAAAACAATTAAAAAAAATGGATAGAGCAACAAGAGAACTTATAATTTCATATATTGAAAAAAATTTAGTTGGAACAGAGAATCCTAGATTGAAGGGAAAACCTTTACTTGGAAATTTAGCTGGATTATGGAGATATAGAGTTGAAAATTATAGAATTATTGTTGAGATTAATGATAATGAAATAACAATATTTATTTTAGAAGTAGAACATAGAAGTAAAATTTATAAAAAAAATTAA